From a region of the Candidatus Neomarinimicrobiota bacterium genome:
- a CDS encoding phage major capsid protein, which translates to MASLTMAQAALLTQNQLIQGVAKHILTVDLFANTLPFVPTNAKTLVINRELTESGSAFVDINSNTNSTGATVTQDTYPLGRIVGDVEVDDFEQVAMSSINDQMGLQTELKSKAIGRKWKDAIITGTGTFPQFSGISSLVDASQVIEASSTTSGGSLTLALLDQLIDQVTARDGEVDFILMNATMRRKFRALVRAQGFSNEEVELGFLDPITGARGTQKIHSYDGIPIFRNDFIGTETVNNGSGKHRIYAGVYGEGEGLVGLSPSDHDPGIRVSVPFLSETKDATLRRVKMYTGLALYSKKALAKLSNLSAA; encoded by the coding sequence ATGGCATCATTGACAATGGCGCAGGCTGCGCTATTAACTCAGAACCAGCTAATACAGGGAGTAGCGAAGCACATCCTCACGGTTGACCTCTTCGCAAACACTCTTCCGTTCGTCCCCACGAACGCAAAAACGCTGGTCATCAACAGGGAGCTGACCGAATCGGGAAGCGCATTCGTTGATATAAACAGCAATACAAATTCCACCGGGGCAACAGTGACTCAGGATACCTACCCGTTAGGCAGGATCGTGGGAGATGTTGAAGTGGATGATTTCGAACAGGTGGCGATGTCCAGCATAAACGATCAGATGGGACTTCAAACCGAACTGAAATCAAAAGCAATCGGCAGGAAGTGGAAAGACGCTATCATCACAGGGACGGGAACATTTCCGCAGTTTTCGGGAATCTCCAGCCTTGTTGACGCATCGCAGGTTATTGAAGCGAGCTCCACGACCTCCGGCGGTTCGCTGACGCTTGCGTTGCTCGATCAACTGATAGATCAGGTGACGGCAAGAGACGGCGAGGTTGATTTCATCCTGATGAACGCAACTATGAGACGGAAGTTCAGAGCTCTCGTTCGCGCTCAGGGATTCAGCAACGAAGAAGTGGAACTCGGATTCCTCGACCCGATAACGGGCGCAAGGGGAACTCAGAAAATTCACTCTTACGACGGGATTCCGATTTTCAGGAACGACTTCATCGGTACTGAAACGGTGAACAACGGTTCGGGCAAACATCGCATTTATGCGGGAGTTTACGGCGAAGGAGAAGGACTCGTGGGTCTTTCGCCTTCCGACCACGACCCGGGAATTCGGGTGAGCGTTCCGTTCCTTTCGGAGACGAAAGACGCTACGCTTCGGCGAGTTAAGATGTACACAGGGCTTGCGCTCTATTCTAAGAAAGCGCTTGCGAAACTGAGTAATCTCTCGGCGGCGTAA